In one Prosthecochloris aestuarii DSM 271 genomic region, the following are encoded:
- a CDS encoding DUF4332 domain-containing protein produces MNVIINDKSCIASIGEKLSRVAQENQCHVGYVCGGHGVCQTCYVTVLEGEDCLSDLSDIERAFLSEKQIAGGGRLACQTTIEKEGTIRVLSRPEEIRRMLLQNPLSLFSYGAQMGKAAAERFIPGVSNVIDRIRNGEMNNRENLGDLLEGMGFAIKFGASTAADNIPFKDQFNALLELIQRFAPFSLPGTEPASPSLERVSLTVSGSEPQQVTIPVKASKIVAVPSSELEALGFRKADRMNKAGLMTTADLLAKGQSPQGRKMLALELELDEKEVLSIINCADLCRIEGIDMKIAGLLEASGVDTVPELSHRNPHHLHSKIQEVNLKEKILVSLPSLSDLETWIAEAKKLPRVMTY; encoded by the coding sequence ATGAACGTTATTATCAATGACAAATCCTGCATTGCATCCATTGGCGAGAAATTGTCGAGAGTTGCGCAGGAGAATCAGTGCCATGTGGGCTATGTGTGCGGAGGTCATGGCGTATGCCAGACGTGCTACGTGACTGTTCTTGAGGGTGAGGATTGCCTGTCGGATCTGAGCGATATCGAACGGGCCTTCCTTTCAGAGAAGCAGATTGCAGGCGGAGGAAGATTGGCCTGTCAGACAACCATTGAAAAAGAGGGGACGATCAGGGTGCTTTCCCGACCCGAAGAGATTCGCAGGATGCTGTTGCAGAACCCTCTCTCCCTTTTCAGCTATGGAGCACAGATGGGCAAGGCCGCAGCTGAGCGCTTCATTCCCGGTGTTTCAAACGTTATCGACCGGATTCGAAACGGGGAGATGAACAATCGGGAGAATCTGGGAGATCTTCTTGAAGGAATGGGGTTTGCCATCAAGTTCGGCGCTTCGACCGCGGCAGATAACATCCCTTTCAAGGATCAGTTCAATGCTCTGCTGGAACTGATACAGCGTTTTGCGCCATTTTCTCTTCCTGGAACCGAGCCGGCATCACCTTCGCTTGAGCGAGTCAGTCTCACTGTCAGCGGTTCCGAACCTCAGCAGGTTACTATCCCGGTCAAAGCCTCAAAAATCGTTGCTGTGCCATCTTCCGAACTTGAGGCTCTTGGTTTCAGAAAGGCTGATCGCATGAACAAGGCGGGTCTGATGACTACAGCCGATCTTCTTGCAAAAGGTCAGTCGCCCCAAGGGCGCAAGATGCTTGCACTTGAGCTGGAACTCGATGAGAAGGAAGTGCTGTCGATCATCAATTGCGCCGATCTTTGTCGGATAGAGGGAATCGATATGAAGATCGCCGGTCTTCTCGAAGCTTCGGGCGTTGATACAGTCCCCGAACTTTCGCATAGAAACCCTCATCATCTTCACTCGAAAATTCAGGAGGTCAACCTGAAAGAAAAAATTCTGGTATCTCTGCCATCACTCTCTGATCTCGAAACATGGATTGCCGAAGCTAAAAAGCTTCCCAGAGTGATGACCTATTAA
- a CDS encoding fibrobacter succinogenes major paralogous domain-containing protein, translating to MNKRNFIRNAVSLLFCSVVLFSQDVLGDIVCDIESNVYRTVTIKGQEWMGENLSVKHYRNGDPIRHAATAAEWEAASRRGEGAWCYYSNNQKYGNSHGILYNWYAINDPRGLAPEGWHIPDDREWNSLSSMLGGRSYAGAFLKAGAKNALDLSSLYSSSATFRALPAGYRRNDGRFYYMNSNAYFWSSSRFIDGFAWFHHLNASNDMVFRNDTSMGNGMSVRCVRDRGSFTMFADRRISPSAGTVGNELPN from the coding sequence ATGAATAAGCGTAATTTTATTCGGAATGCAGTGTCTCTGCTGTTCTGCTCAGTAGTCTTGTTCTCTCAGGATGTTCTGGGTGATATTGTTTGCGATATCGAGTCCAATGTATACCGGACGGTGACCATCAAAGGGCAGGAGTGGATGGGTGAAAATCTCAGCGTCAAGCACTATCGCAACGGCGATCCGATACGTCATGCTGCTACTGCAGCCGAATGGGAGGCTGCCTCAAGACGTGGAGAAGGAGCGTGGTGTTATTACAGCAATAATCAAAAGTACGGCAACTCCCACGGCATTCTGTACAACTGGTATGCCATCAATGATCCCCGAGGGCTTGCTCCGGAAGGTTGGCATATCCCGGACGACAGAGAGTGGAATTCGCTTTCCAGTATGTTAGGCGGCCGTTCGTACGCTGGCGCTTTTCTGAAAGCGGGTGCTAAAAACGCCCTTGATCTTTCTTCCCTCTATTCCTCATCGGCTACCTTTCGCGCCCTTCCTGCAGGATATCGCCGAAATGACGGGCGTTTTTATTATATGAATAGCAACGCTTATTTCTGGTCATCGAGCCGTTTTATCGATGGATTTGCCTGGTTTCACCATCTGAATGCATCGAACGATATGGTCTTCCGTAATGATACCAGTATGGGTAATGGCATGTCTGTTCGTTGTGTGCGCGACAGAGGCAGCTTTACCATGTTTGCTGATCGCCGCATTTCCCCTTCAGCGGGAACCGTCGGCAATGAGTTGCCGAACTGA
- a CDS encoding exonuclease SbcCD subunit D C-terminal domain-containing protein, whose protein sequence is MKFLHTSDWHIGAMLYGRKRYEEYERFLDWMVMTVESESVDLLMIAGDIFHTTTPGSRAQSLYYNFLDRIAASSCRHVVIIAGNHDSPSLLDAPRALLRALDIHVSGTASADPADEVIVLNRADGEPEAVVCAVPYLRDRDIRLAGAGEHGEEKTQRLIDAITAHYALVCDAAEARRRSIGQDIPLLVMGHLFAAGGVTADGDGVREIYVGSLARVPVQAFPPVIDYLALGHLHASQRLAGKECMRYSGAPLPMGFGEAARSGKIVLGETSGREISIKEIDVPCFQHLERLEGTFEELTLALQAMRQQASGSVWIEIDYKGSMPAGSLREELDAIVEGSQIEILRIRNLRVTDIMLEQMEQDEELDDLSEEEVFSRCMDSCDVPADEQRYLMQAYREILCSLHEEDRMEE, encoded by the coding sequence ATGAAATTTCTGCATACATCGGACTGGCATATTGGCGCAATGCTCTACGGCCGGAAGCGCTACGAAGAGTATGAACGCTTCCTTGACTGGATGGTCATGACGGTTGAATCCGAATCGGTTGACCTGCTCATGATCGCCGGAGATATCTTTCACACAACGACACCCGGCAGCAGAGCGCAGTCGCTCTATTACAATTTTCTTGACCGCATTGCGGCTTCCAGCTGTCGTCATGTGGTCATAATCGCAGGTAATCATGATTCCCCTTCGCTGCTCGACGCTCCGCGTGCGCTTCTCCGGGCTCTGGATATCCATGTCTCAGGAACCGCTTCTGCTGATCCTGCCGATGAGGTTATCGTGCTGAACCGTGCAGATGGTGAGCCGGAAGCAGTTGTTTGCGCTGTGCCGTATCTCAGGGACCGCGACATCAGACTTGCCGGAGCGGGGGAACACGGTGAAGAGAAAACACAGCGTCTCATCGATGCCATTACAGCTCATTACGCACTGGTCTGTGATGCAGCCGAAGCTCGACGCCGTTCGATTGGTCAGGATATCCCCCTTCTTGTCATGGGTCATCTTTTTGCTGCGGGAGGTGTCACAGCCGACGGTGATGGTGTTCGTGAAATCTATGTCGGCTCTCTGGCAAGAGTGCCTGTTCAGGCCTTTCCTCCTGTGATAGACTATCTTGCTCTGGGGCATCTGCATGCGTCCCAGCGTCTTGCTGGAAAAGAGTGTATGCGTTACAGCGGAGCACCTCTTCCTATGGGATTTGGTGAGGCTGCCCGGTCAGGAAAGATTGTCCTCGGGGAAACCTCGGGAAGGGAGATCTCTATCAAAGAGATTGACGTTCCCTGTTTTCAGCATCTTGAACGGTTAGAAGGGACTTTCGAAGAGCTAACTCTTGCACTGCAGGCCATGCGGCAGCAAGCCTCCGGAAGCGTATGGATTGAAATTGATTACAAGGGATCGATGCCGGCAGGAAGTCTGCGAGAGGAGCTTGATGCGATTGTCGAGGGAAGCCAAATCGAGATTCTCAGGATAAGGAACCTTCGGGTGACCGATATCATGCTTGAGCAGATGGAGCAGGATGAGGAACTTGACGATCTCTCCGAAGAGGAGGTTTTTTCCCGTTGCATGGATAGCTGTGACGTTCCCGCTGATGAGCAGAGGTACCTTATGCAGGCCTATCGGGAAATTCTCTGTTCCCTTCACGAAGAAGACCGGATGGAGGAGTAG
- a CDS encoding UPF0149 family protein, which translates to MNSSDELMQPVSAEELVELEDFLLSEKTSENAMTLDMVDGYLTAIVVGPTTPLPDDWMPYIWGMDDDKAPEFASDEEARRLTLIILRYMNTIAGALIDNPDAYLPLFDRCTYANQEDEDLAVESWAYAFAMGIELTREEWKPLFDDDEASGLLLPIFILGKIGEEWDDIAKEELDEWRDAVVEAVAGIYEFWLSDRFGDGE; encoded by the coding sequence ATGAATTCTTCTGATGAGCTCATGCAGCCGGTAAGCGCCGAGGAACTTGTTGAACTCGAGGATTTTCTTCTTTCTGAAAAAACATCAGAAAATGCCATGACACTTGACATGGTCGATGGATATCTGACCGCTATTGTTGTCGGGCCGACAACGCCGCTGCCCGATGACTGGATGCCCTATATCTGGGGAATGGATGATGACAAGGCCCCGGAGTTCGCTTCTGATGAAGAGGCTCGTCGTCTGACGTTGATCATTCTTCGCTATATGAACACCATTGCGGGTGCGCTGATCGATAACCCTGATGCTTATCTGCCCTTGTTCGACCGCTGTACGTATGCCAATCAGGAGGACGAGGATCTCGCTGTTGAAAGCTGGGCTTATGCTTTTGCTATGGGTATTGAGCTGACTCGCGAGGAGTGGAAGCCGCTTTTTGACGATGATGAAGCGTCGGGTCTGCTTTTGCCGATCTTTATTCTTGGTAAAATCGGAGAAGAGTGGGACGATATCGCTAAAGAAGAACTCGATGAGTGGCGCGATGCTGTTGTTGAAGCTGTCGCTGGAATTTACGAGTTCTGGCTTTCCGACCGCTTCGGTGACGGCGAGTGA
- a CDS encoding SDR family oxidoreductase, with product MMDDAKIENLGIVITGGSRGLGYALAKGFLNVGDRVVICARNPEGVDSAVSSLLQSVPDGKIFGISCDVTNPEDACRLASFAVSVLGSVDRWLNNAGTSGYRKRPLWELDERDLLETCTTNLYGSMLMSKTAVGIMRSQPVKATEVYHIFNFGFTSFGARFSRSPVPHKASKTGVAAITRHLSREIRQAGISGIGVHEVSPGLVLTDLLLRDTDDETRAFLQITADTPEVVAQRLVPKIRGVKGSNSLIRSQSLLRMAGSMAMRVISARFSPKRHRESS from the coding sequence ATGATGGATGATGCTAAAATAGAAAATCTCGGCATTGTCATTACCGGGGGGAGCAGAGGGCTTGGTTATGCACTTGCAAAAGGGTTCCTCAATGTCGGCGACAGGGTCGTGATTTGCGCCAGGAATCCGGAAGGGGTGGATAGTGCGGTTTCATCACTTCTGCAAAGTGTTCCGGACGGGAAGATTTTCGGTATATCGTGCGATGTGACGAATCCCGAGGATGCCTGTCGTCTCGCATCGTTTGCGGTATCCGTTCTTGGTTCAGTTGACCGCTGGCTGAACAATGCCGGAACGTCAGGGTATCGCAAACGCCCCTTATGGGAACTTGACGAGCGCGATTTGCTGGAGACGTGTACCACCAATCTCTATGGTTCTATGCTGATGAGCAAAACCGCTGTAGGGATTATGCGTTCGCAGCCCGTAAAAGCCACTGAGGTATACCATATTTTTAATTTTGGTTTTACCTCCTTTGGGGCAAGGTTTTCGCGTTCACCTGTCCCGCATAAGGCATCGAAAACAGGGGTAGCTGCAATTACCCGCCATCTTTCCAGGGAGATAAGGCAAGCGGGAATCTCGGGAATCGGGGTCCATGAAGTCAGTCCGGGCCTTGTCCTGACTGATCTGCTGTTGCGGGATACCGATGACGAGACAAGGGCTTTTCTTCAGATAACGGCTGATACTCCCGAGGTTGTCGCACAAAGACTTGTTCCGAAAATAAGGGGGGTCAAGGGGAGCAATTCGCTTATTCGATCGCAATCACTGCTAAGGATGGCGGGCAGCATGGCGATGAGAGTGATATCAGCGCGATTCAGCCCAAAGCGACATCGAGAATCATCATAA
- a CDS encoding AAA family ATPase — translation MKILQLCFRNLNSLQGTWSIDFTAPPYASDGIFLITGPTGAGKSTILDAVCIALYGQTPRLGRLTKSSNEIMSRMSGDCFAEVTFETDAGMFRCHWSQHRSRRQPDGELQNPRHEISDVHTGKVIESKMRDVLLAIEERTGMDFDRFTRSMLLAQGSFAVFLQSDADKRAPVLEQITGTEIYSEISRRVHERSREEKNHLQLKRIELETIDMMGESERCALEEQINEDRRSEKQLLERLKKEQQALQWLHQLRDLNEERVSIERESRELVVRRERFEPSLQRLNRAEKASHIEGMYRELLSLREEQEEARSARDEAAALLPPAEERCDASAKAVNDAVRQHAEHERLLKGSRKLFSTVRLLDSRIADAHSSLDTLKTRHAGLRAKADDFLAAIASAEQERQRVQEHLTASVAYLEANACDKALVSELSTLLELFGRCNAFVFQLREAEEASEAARKHQLDLQQEKETIDEKVRKASSALEEASCQQQQLYSQLEATLDGRSLPEWRNEAALIARHEALFDAATIVAASLKDLRQQHTICKEKIINAGDLLSKTVSGIAESETLREQLQQEVLHLEERVRLESRIRDLEDERSRLVKGRPCPLCGSLHHPLVQATLPFHDDTATSLDSARRELKTLDDKIAGQKLLQAGYEKDRIQAEERLGQIVSAIASDLERFEQYLPLPGFPGDNAEPSIDAISLARAAVEERAEMTARVLGKAESIEEQLKRAGDRHGVLRDSLLALKSQAEKAGYRKEQALDELGRAEELVAKCIDDKAACDERLITLLKPYRVKVETDEELSAVPDILRSKHAAWDEENRRKELHERQLHDIDAFILQQHLLLDALQTDIIEQDDEISRMKKDICELEEGRLELFDRKDVDRQEALLDERLAAAAEEVGRRQDEHAAVNTSLQEIRHELQTLDVSMLKRHQRLAAMSEQFRSSLHRSGFHDENDFSNARLTQEDRESLLLEEKKLNTDASLLDLRSAACVKKHETLVSKNLTSSGIEEVEHSMADIEEEIRERGKRLGALEQRLQDDDMARSRQKEKADQIASLVEGCRLWEQMYELIGSADGKKYRNFVQSLTFEMVIVHANRQLIKMTDRYFLVPDRKNPLDLNVVDNYQGGEVRSTRNLSGGESFIVSLALALGLSSMSSRKVRVDSLFLDEGFGTLDEDSLETALEALSGLQQTGKLIGIISHVAVLRDRLTTQVFVRPLSGGKSSLDGPGVTPISR, via the coding sequence ATGAAGATTTTGCAGTTATGTTTCAGAAACCTGAATTCGCTTCAGGGAACATGGTCGATCGACTTTACGGCACCGCCATACGCTTCGGACGGTATTTTTCTGATTACAGGTCCTACCGGAGCAGGAAAAAGCACCATTCTTGATGCTGTCTGCATAGCGCTTTACGGCCAGACTCCACGCCTGGGGCGTCTGACGAAAAGTTCCAACGAGATCATGAGCCGTATGAGTGGCGACTGTTTTGCCGAAGTGACGTTTGAGACGGATGCCGGAATGTTCCGTTGCCATTGGAGTCAGCATCGCTCACGCCGGCAGCCTGATGGTGAACTCCAGAACCCGCGACACGAAATTTCCGATGTGCATACAGGCAAGGTCATCGAGTCGAAAATGCGGGATGTTCTGCTTGCCATCGAGGAACGCACCGGGATGGATTTTGATCGTTTTACCCGCTCGATGCTGCTGGCTCAGGGTTCATTTGCGGTATTTCTGCAATCCGACGCCGATAAGCGTGCGCCGGTCCTCGAACAGATTACCGGAACGGAGATTTATAGCGAGATTTCGCGTCGTGTTCATGAGCGGAGCCGCGAAGAAAAGAATCATCTGCAGCTGAAGAGGATCGAACTTGAGACCATCGACATGATGGGGGAGAGTGAACGCTGTGCTCTCGAAGAGCAGATCAATGAGGATCGTCGGAGTGAGAAACAACTGCTTGAGCGCCTCAAGAAAGAGCAGCAGGCTCTTCAATGGCTGCATCAGCTTCGCGATCTTAATGAAGAACGGGTATCGATCGAACGCGAAAGTCGTGAACTTGTTGTGCGTCGCGAACGTTTTGAACCATCGCTTCAGCGTTTGAATCGTGCTGAGAAGGCGTCGCATATCGAGGGAATGTATCGCGAGCTTCTCTCGTTGCGGGAGGAGCAGGAAGAGGCGCGTTCTGCACGCGACGAAGCAGCCGCTCTTCTGCCGCCTGCAGAAGAGCGGTGCGACGCATCGGCTAAGGCGGTCAATGATGCTGTACGACAACATGCTGAACATGAAAGGCTTCTTAAAGGGAGTCGGAAGCTGTTTTCGACCGTGCGCCTTCTGGACAGCAGGATAGCAGATGCACATTCCTCTCTTGACACCCTCAAGACTCGCCATGCCGGTCTCAGGGCCAAGGCAGATGATTTTCTTGCTGCGATTGCTTCCGCCGAGCAGGAGCGTCAGAGAGTGCAGGAGCATCTTACCGCTTCGGTAGCCTATCTGGAGGCTAATGCCTGCGACAAGGCTCTGGTCAGTGAGTTGAGCACTCTTCTTGAACTGTTCGGGAGATGCAACGCGTTCGTTTTTCAATTGCGGGAAGCCGAAGAGGCTTCAGAGGCTGCTCGAAAACACCAGCTCGATCTGCAGCAAGAGAAGGAAACGATCGATGAGAAGGTCAGGAAAGCCTCGTCTGCTCTTGAGGAGGCTTCCTGTCAGCAGCAGCAGCTCTATAGCCAACTCGAGGCGACGCTTGACGGACGATCACTCCCCGAGTGGCGAAATGAGGCGGCCCTCATTGCCCGTCATGAAGCTCTTTTCGATGCAGCCACCATTGTGGCTGCATCGCTGAAGGATCTCAGGCAGCAACATACGATCTGTAAGGAAAAAATCATCAATGCCGGTGATCTTCTGTCAAAGACCGTTTCCGGGATCGCGGAGTCGGAAACTCTTCGAGAGCAGCTGCAGCAGGAGGTTCTGCATCTTGAAGAACGTGTTCGTCTTGAAAGCCGCATAAGGGATCTTGAAGATGAAAGAAGTCGCCTCGTCAAGGGCAGGCCCTGCCCTTTATGCGGTTCTTTGCATCATCCTCTCGTTCAGGCGACGTTGCCGTTTCATGACGATACGGCAACGTCGCTCGACTCGGCCCGTCGTGAACTCAAAACGCTTGACGACAAAATTGCTGGGCAAAAGCTTCTACAGGCAGGCTATGAAAAAGATCGAATCCAGGCCGAAGAACGTCTTGGACAGATTGTCTCTGCAATAGCATCGGATCTGGAGCGTTTTGAGCAATATCTGCCTCTTCCCGGTTTTCCTGGAGATAACGCTGAACCTTCAATTGACGCGATTTCTCTGGCGCGGGCCGCGGTCGAAGAGCGGGCTGAGATGACGGCAAGGGTTCTCGGCAAAGCAGAGTCGATCGAGGAACAGCTGAAGCGTGCCGGAGATCGGCATGGCGTTCTTCGTGATTCACTTCTTGCTCTCAAAAGCCAGGCCGAAAAAGCCGGCTACAGAAAAGAGCAGGCATTGGACGAGCTTGGCCGCGCCGAAGAGCTTGTAGCAAAATGTATAGATGACAAGGCTGCGTGTGATGAGCGACTCATAACCTTGTTGAAACCCTACAGGGTGAAGGTCGAGACCGACGAAGAACTTTCAGCTGTTCCCGATATCCTGAGATCGAAGCATGCTGCCTGGGATGAGGAGAACCGCCGGAAAGAACTTCACGAGCGACAGTTGCATGATATTGATGCCTTCATTCTTCAGCAGCATCTTCTTCTTGATGCTCTGCAAACCGACATCATAGAGCAGGATGATGAGATAAGCCGTATGAAGAAGGATATCTGCGAGCTTGAAGAAGGACGTCTTGAGCTCTTTGACCGGAAGGATGTTGACAGGCAAGAGGCTCTTCTTGATGAACGGCTCGCTGCAGCCGCTGAAGAAGTGGGCCGGCGACAGGATGAACATGCTGCTGTCAACACATCCCTCCAGGAGATCCGTCACGAATTGCAGACGCTTGACGTTTCAATGTTGAAACGCCATCAGCGTCTTGCAGCTATGAGCGAGCAGTTCCGTTCCAGTCTTCACCGGTCAGGTTTTCATGATGAAAACGATTTTTCCAATGCCCGCCTCACACAAGAGGATCGTGAATCGCTCCTTCTGGAGGAGAAAAAATTGAACACAGACGCCTCGTTACTCGACCTTCGCAGCGCAGCTTGCGTTAAGAAGCACGAAACGCTTGTGTCGAAAAATCTGACTTCGTCCGGGATCGAAGAGGTTGAGCATTCCATGGCTGACATTGAAGAAGAGATTCGTGAGAGAGGGAAGCGTCTTGGAGCGCTTGAGCAACGACTGCAGGATGACGACATGGCACGGAGCCGCCAGAAGGAGAAAGCCGACCAAATAGCATCGCTCGTTGAGGGTTGCCGTCTTTGGGAGCAGATGTATGAGCTGATCGGATCGGCCGATGGAAAAAAATACAGAAATTTTGTTCAGTCGCTGACCTTTGAGATGGTCATCGTTCATGCCAACAGGCAGCTTATAAAAATGACTGACAGGTACTTTCTGGTTCCCGATCGCAAGAACCCCCTTGATTTGAATGTTGTTGACAATTATCAGGGCGGTGAAGTTCGATCAACGCGCAATCTTTCCGGCGGCGAAAGCTTCATCGTGAGTCTTGCTCTGGCTTTGGGCCTCTCATCTATGTCAAGCCGCAAGGTCAGGGTTGATTCGCTCTTTCTTGACGAAGGGTTCGGTACACTTGATGAAGACTCACTTGAAACCGCTCTTGAAGCGCTGTCCGGGCTGCAGCAGACAGGAAAGCTGATCGGTATCATATCTCATGTAGCGGTACTTCGTGACCGGTTGACGACACAGGTTTTCGTCAGGCCGCTTTCTGGCGGTAAAAGTTCACTTGACGGGCCCGGCGTGACACCGATATCACGGTAA